TGCTATCTCTTTGTCAGTCACCTTGGTGACAGTGCACATACGGCACTAAAATAAAGTTCAGTACACACTGCTGGATGCAGAATACAAATTAAGAAAATAGTCTTCACTGATGTGTATGATTTCAAAGCACATCTTTTTCTCTTAGTTGGCCTTCCTGCCACACCAAGCTGACATTTTCTACCACTGAAAAGTGAGCTTTTCAAAATGCTCTTCAGAGTggaacaaaaaaggaaaaaaaagcttttttgaaAACACTTATGTATGGCTGTCAATCTTCACAGACATGGTAGAGAATTCAGTGTATCAAACAGAAATATTCTGTCTCTGCTCAGCTATAGAGAGCCAAAGTCCCACCCCACAAGTGGGTTAGCTTTTGTTCCATTATATGTAGCTTTCTCATAGAGCAGTTCCTTCATCAGTCTTCCTGAAAAACTGAATGTTTCCGTGGggttttttattcatattataaGCTAAATGGGCATCTATTACAGTACTTTAtagaagtatttttttttgcaaaacatcaaatatgGAGAACGAAAGGCACTTATGTCCACCCTGAGTATTGAATAATAAAGCCTTTCAGCCACTAGACCTTCATCAGGGGAAATGTTGACAAAAGAGCTTATATTGACATCAAATAGAGTACACCTATGCTTTTTCATGCGAGTATACATGGAAAATGCAGTTCAGAAATGTAGTTCCCAAAGTCCAAATATCTAAAAGGTTTCACAGATACAACATATCAGGTTCAAAATTGTCCAAAAGTGCTTGGTTTTATAATCCCAGGCGCTGGCAGACTTTCATCTCTGCATGATGCTACCACATCAGAAGCTATCCCTGACATTTAGTTGTAAAgtgcatgaaataaaacattaaaacatggtcacacacacacacacacacagagcagaggtaGACAATTTTATGGCACTGTTTGccattttaatgaatgaatgtaattaaatattaatcCAATGAAAAATGATAAAGAACTAGAAATTTCTTTAGGCCATATACAAGTTAGGAATGAACAACCCTCCCACATCCACCCTCAGTTTTAATGGTCCAATTTTCACTGTCCTTCCTGCCTGCTCACAGACAGTTTGAGCGAGCCAAGTTGGTTCAGTAAACTTGGCTGTCTTATAGTTTGTATCATAAACCCCGCACTGGGTCAGGCTTTGGTAAGCTTGCTTTTCTGCAAACTGTTTTTGGTTGTCAGCGATGGACCTATGGGGGATGAAGGCCAGTTTATAGTAAATATCAAATGCTTCAATAAAGATCAAGGCCACAAGCTTAAAACTCTTAACCAAGGTTGTTTACTGCTTAAAAAAGGGCTCCTtactagcaaaaaaaatatttaaaacataaccCAACCTAGACACTTGTGTTCCATAATAGGCAGTGTTATTCACTGTAGAACTAACAAAGCAACCAGTACAAAATTATGGTCCAAGTTGAAAATGGACACAGTTATGCTTTACACTAAATTAATCAGTATGATCTTATCTGTGAGAGCCCTggtcaaaacacacaacagtcaACGGAAAGGCAGGAATGTAAGCTTTGATGTCATTCAGTTCGTTCTTCCTCTGGTTTTCTGAAGGGGGGTGGAGAAAGTGATCACTTCCTCTATCATCTGAACCCAGAAAGTCATTGTACATGGTGAACACGCCTTCTCCTTGAACTGCAAAAATGTCCAACTCCCCCTAAAACAAAGATGTTGTCATtagaattaaaatgtttgtaaatgctCTAAATGTATGCCACCAGAGACaactatttttgttttgatacCACAAaataatctgtcaattattttctctaaataacaaaattttaaatgacTAAACCCTAATATatcaatttaaaattatataaaacaaagaaaagcagcaaatccttaaaTTGGAGACGCTGGAACCAGATAGTATTTGGcagttttgcttgataaattactttctttaaattactgtatatactgttgatGAACTATATTTTTCAGCATTAACCCACATATTTtaacaaagtaaaagaaaaaggtttGAAGACAGTGCAGCAAAAGCTAACTTTGGTCACATACTGGAGCATCATTCACAGGGGTGTCTCTCTCTTGTATAAGGCTGCACTGGTGGGACCctcaaactgcagtttcatGGCCTGTTTCAGATTAAGCTGCGGGTCTGCGGTTGTCATAGTGACCATAACATCCTCTGGCAAGGCACTACAAGGTGTGACTGGGGTAAAACTGTAGCACGCAGGTGACAAAATGTTCTTCTGGGGTGGAGAATCCCAAGCTTCCCCTTGAAGTGGGCTCTGTAGCCTATATGGGTAGCCCAGAGGAGGACTCTCCCTGTTTTTAGCACCTACTGCAGGGCTGTCCTGCCCTGGCATTATCCCAAGGGAAGCCATGACTGAGTGCCATTTACCACCAGCGTAAGTAGTCCTGTCTGCTTTTATTaagtttgagttttgtttgttcattttgtcatGATATTCAAGTCCAGACGACAAGCCTTTCTGAGGCAGTTCACAGTTGTGCACCATGGCAGTGACTGTGCAAACAGTGGGAGGGGGGCTGCCTTTGGGATGCCTTTGGCTGCTTCCATGGAGGCTGCCCATGCCTGAGCTCCCTGGTGGGCGGAGGGTGGAGGGACGGCTACGACTACGGGGCAGTGAGTGCTGTTGGATCTGCTGAATAAAGCTGAGGCTGTCAGCTGGCACTGTCTGCACGGTGGCCAGCGAGTGGCAGGTAGATGAGTTTTGGGAGCTCTGCATGGAGTGGAATCTTTCTGCAGTGGAGCCGGGAGAAGAtactgaagaggaggaggtagcGGCTGCGACTTCACCTCCATTACTCTCCGAGATGCCAGAGGAGAGGATCTTCTTGTGTTTTGCAGGAGAAAAAGTACCAGAGTTAGACAACAGGCCTACATATGGCTTTGCTCCATAGCTCTCTAAGAGCCTGACAATGTTAAAGTGCCCGTGTTTCCCAGCCACTTTGACTGGACTGCGGCCATATTTATCCATGTGATTGGGATTTGCACCTCTTTCCAGAAGCATTGCAACAATGTCAGCATATCCCTCCTGGGCAGCGATGCTCAGAGCTGTTGCCCCCTGGTGGCAAGCAAGGTCTATATTGACACCACTGGCTTCTAGGAGACGACGTCCTACTTCAACATGTCCTGTCCAAGCCACTGAATGCATTGGTGGTCTCCCTTCTGTATCCTGTGCATTGGGGTTTGCACCGTGCTTTAAAACTAGGTCTACCATCTCCACACATCCCTGCCAGGAAGCTACATGAAGCGCTGTACGGCCCTCAGAGTCTCGGGACTCCAGGGGCACCCCCCCTTTCTCTATGAGGAGAGTAGCCATTTCAAGGCGACCCTCTAACACCAGGAGGTAGAGCAGAGGCCTTCCCTCTGCGTCCCGGACATCGGTATCAGCCCCTCGCCTCATAAGCAGCTCTGCAACTTCAGCATAGCCCCCCAGGAGGGCGGCACTCAGGGCAGAATGTCCATCGTACGCCCTGTGGTCAATGGGAGAACGTCTGTCCAACAACAGCCTCACAGTGCTCCAGTGACCTTCCTGGGCAGCCAGTATAAGAGGGGTGCGTCCTTCAATGTCCATCTCTCCGACACGTGCCATGCTGCCTCGCTCTGTcaaagcagcacacacagcCCGATGGCCTTCACAGGCAGCTGCGTGCAGTGGAGTCCAGCCGAGGTCATCCTTGTGGTTCTCGTCCAGGCCTCGATCCAGCAGCGCGCGGACAACCTCAACGCTCCCTCTTGCTGCTGCCAGGCAGAGTGCTGTTCTGCCTTCACAATCAATGGCATCCACAGCTGCTCCCCAGAAAAGCAGCCGTGACACAGTCTTCATGTGGCCCATTGCTGCAGCTGCCAGCAGGGGAgtaacagcagctgcagcagggaCATTGCCATCAGGGCCAGCAGTCTCATCTACATCAGCACCAGCTTCTAACAGAAGCTCAACTACATCATCATGACCTTCATAGGCTGCAAGAAGCAATGGTGTCATTCCATCATGGTCTCTGTGTCCTGGATCTGCTCCACGCTCCAGTAACAGACTTGCTACCTCACCATAACCTTTCACCCCTGCTGCTGTAGGGACACAGAGGGCAGCGACTGACAAAGCAGTGCGCCCATCTCCATCAGCTAAGTCAACTTCTGCATTGTGGTCCAGCAATATCTCCACAGCTTCATGATGTCCCATATAGGCAGCAGCAATAAGAGGCGTGCGGCCATTGCTGTCAGCTTTGTCGACCTGTGCCCCATAGTCCAGCAGGGTCAGGACAGTTTCCTCATGACCCCCCCATGCAGCAGCTCTGAGAGCAGTCCGACCCTCACCGTCACATCCATCCACATCTGCTCCTGCATCCAGCAGAAGCCGGACAGCCTCACTGTGTCCACCCCAAGCTGCAGAGCGCAGTGCTGTCCAGCCTTCATTGTCCACATGCTCCATCATCCGCATTGCAGTTTCTGGCTCCTGGCTCTTTGCCCATTCCAGGAGCACAGACAACACTTTCACATAACCCTGCCTGGATGCCAAAGTCAGTGGCGTTTGACCCTGATGATCACTTTCCAGTGGATCAGATCCATGTGTCAGGAGAAGTTTGGCTACATTTGCAGAACCCTCATGGGCTGCACTGGCAAGCAAGGTCTTTCCATCTGTAGAACCAGGCTGGTTTACAGACACTCCACTGTCTAGCAGCCTCTTTACAGACATCTCCCTTTCAAATGCCTGTTGTAAATTAGTTCCCTCTTCACCTATACAATGAAGTCCAACACTTGGGTCTGCATCTGAAAAAAAGGCTGCAGAGACAATCCCACTCCTCATTAACAGCTGAAGAACTTCCTGACTGACCACAACAGGAGGCTGAGTTAAGGATGTGGTGAGGGCACTACTGTCGCCAGGACTAAGTGCAGGCACACCTGCCCACAGCATCCACAGTGCCAATAATGAGAGGTTATCTTTATGGTGACCTGAGCAAACTAAATGTGTGGCTAGCTGGCAAGTGTCTTCAATGTCCAGATGGGGTCCCTGCAAAGTCATAGCCATGGCAAGCATACTGTGACCCTCTGTTTTGCTACACAGGTACTTCTGTGTGCAATACTTAACATCCATCAGCCACTCTGCAAAGCTGCCATGAAATAGTAGTTTGGTGCCCCCAGGGCCATCGatcaggagaggagagagggttCGGAGCTTGTTTTGGAAGTCCTGGAGGCTGAGCAAGGTGTTATGTGTCCAGGCTGCTGTGAACAGCTGCTGGGGCGTGAGGGGCCTTGGGGCAGCCAAGAGGACATTGAGGAGAGGCCTGACATAGACAAAGAGGCCCTGGGGGAAAAGTCTCTGGCACAACCACAGATACAGGCCATTGAGAGTCCCAGGGATGTCCCGGATCTCCCGGAGACCCACCAGTGCACCTGCCACACCATCCAGCACACGCTCGAGGAACAGGAAGCAGCCACCGCTCTTAATGTGCAGCAAATTCAGCATGTCAGCTGTGTCAGGGGTGAGCTGACGGCGAAGTGCCGCTTCTTCATCCAGCCGGCAGAGGATGTACTGCTGCACGTCACGAACGGGCGGGGGCTTCCGCAGATCATCCAGACAGAGCTTACGAAAACCTACAACACAGATAGAGATAGTGCAGGTTTTTAAAACCCCAATAtagttttgcatatttgtctggCATAGACTTTATCAGTCTTACATTATGTCATTTTggttcttttctctctgtgtctcccactgatcatcaccatctggtacatTTGATAACTTGTTTAAATAACCAAAATAAGAAAGAAGACGGAGGGCCCAAAGAATCCTTAAATAAGTATTAGTATAGTATAATTTGGTCATCAGGTTCGACAGCTACAAAACAACACCTCCCTCCTTCATTTATAATTTGTCAGTAAAATGTGAGTGTATAACCAGAGCACTCAGGCTAGTCCCAGCTTTTAACAAGAGTTATAGTCAGAGATCCTTTTTGCTATAGTTACACAAAAACTTGGATGCTAAACCCTATCCTATTAAGGTCATTACTGTACATCTTTTGATTTACATCCACTGATTAAAATTGTGCAGATTAGGGGGATGATGGACAACTGGCTGCTAGATTACTTGTAAAATCCCCAACTTCGCtgtagaaataaaaagtaaaattttttaactacatttatttctcaTCTGGTAGCCTTGGTAgtaattttgaaaatgattgaatgatttgtttactgtatgtcaatCAATAGTCATTAAAAGTGACTCGATCAGAGTTCTTTTATCAGatgtaaaaacaatgactttAAAGTTGGTTGAGACAAATACATACCAGAGCCCAATATCCACCTCACATGTGTCTGTGGTAGTAGCCCCCACAGActaaaatttacaataaaatgataTCTTGAAGTGCAAGGCCCATTAAGATGAGTTATTctttcttcatacctgagaacATCTTGCACACAGCTCTGTTGTGGCGGCGGACAGAGCAGACCAGCAGCAGCCAGCTGGGCAGCAGGTGTTGATTGGTGGCCAGGAGATCTGCAATGGAGCGGCTCTTCTCACCTCCTTCGCCTGCCCCATATCCCAAGTCAAGGGAGTCCACCAACACCATCAAAGTCTGGGTGGGAGGAGGAATGTCCAACAGGGGTTCCAACACTGCTCTAAGGGCATGTGAGAAGTAgagagacattaaaaaaaagagattaaatTTAAGACAGCCTTGTAAAAAATGCAGGAGTTGTGGGCAGATGAGGGAGTTCAAAAAAAGTGTGAGCATTTTCTTTCATATTGACTGCAGTGTAATTACATCACAGATAAACACAGAAGGTCAAACTCTTTTGCATATAAAGTCAGTGACACTAAATGAAATCAATGCCATGACTTGAGGCAATTCCACTTCAAGCAGGGAAATGGTTTGTTgagtttttgcttttgttttccatttcacCTATTTTAGAATCTTACCATACCCCGCaggtttcttattagtttgctgtgttcatgACATTTCTGAGcatcaacctttgggcagtggtgtgtagccacCATCCAATAACAGCGcacaggctgtgaggtcgggactccATAAAAAGCGAgcaggttacatcgctgtctctgtctctcctctgctctctgtctgtgtcatagaTGTATCTCCAGCGCTGGAACAGCACTCAAacaaagtgtggagataggtcaggtctgagctacacacacaaagcagagaGCAGCGGACATGATGATGCTGGCTCCTTCCTGCAgggttgtgcggaggtgtgggcgattttatttgtgcttcagAACGTAACCGtcgtgaaacaatcagaaaataaggttttatttctccgattcactgctttgttctctctAATGccactccctctcttcattcattctctagctctctctcgctctgagctggggaggaggggccaactttgaatcatgtgtttacaaacagcaaccaacaaatcctacttattctgcctttaactttgttaaaatcacaaaggttTCAATTCCTTATAGCAACTTCTGTAGTGGATGGCGTTTTGTCTTATGGAAAGTAAATCTTAGGAACACGCTTTATGTTTTGACGTTGAGTTAAAGAGGCTAGTAACGTATTGTAAGGTCATGACCTCGGCTCTCTATTCCACTCAAACCAACATCACAACAGGGCCAACAGACGACCAAAACAAAATGCTTCTATCAGCTATAGTTTATAACACTAAAAGCTGACATTAGCAGGCACTATGGCTCAAATTTGGCACCATCTTCTTTACTTAGAACACTGTAATATTAAGACAGCATTTACCTCAAACCTTTAACACAGAAATACAGCTGTGATTAGGgaacaaaaatggcaaatattgTATCTTCTACTGTGACTGAACACTGGAATATGA
This Siniperca chuatsi isolate FFG_IHB_CAS linkage group LG12, ASM2008510v1, whole genome shotgun sequence DNA region includes the following protein-coding sequences:
- the ankrd50l gene encoding ankyrin repeat domain-containing protein 50 isoform X1, coding for MSDPQEQMSSSGFGSSSSLLQGRRFYCREWALEKLRRYLDTRSVPGQPPGLLVMGGPGAGKTALCTEVVWPTSKAGLAVGLAPRCLASHFCQREDQRSTLLWRFVLGLVEQLRASPLLSPGYEEILNSPSVSSALEPLTCQKDPDDTFKRAVLEPLLDIPPPTQTLMVLVDSLDLGYGAGEGGEKSRSIADLLATNQHLLPSWLLLVCSVRRHNRAVCKMFSGFRKLCLDDLRKPPPVRDVQQYILCRLDEEAALRRQLTPDTADMLNLLHIKSGGCFLFLERVLDGVAGALVGLREIRDIPGTLNGLYLWLCQRLFPQGLFVYVRPLLNVLLAAPRPLTPQQLFTAAWTHNTLLSLQDFQNKLRTLSPLLIDGPGGTKLLFHGSFAEWLMDVKYCTQKYLCSKTEGHSMLAMAMTLQGPHLDIEDTCQLATHLVCSGHHKDNLSLLALWMLWAGVPALSPGDSSALTTSLTQPPVVVSQEVLQLLMRSGIVSAAFFSDADPSVGLHCIGEEGTNLQQAFEREMSVKRLLDSGVSVNQPGSTDGKTLLASAAHEGSANVAKLLLTHGSDPLESDHQGQTPLTLASRQGYVKVLSVLLEWAKSQEPETAMRMMEHVDNEGWTALRSAAWGGHSEAVRLLLDAGADVDGCDGEGRTALRAAAWGGHEETVLTLLDYGAQVDKADSNGRTPLIAAAYMGHHEAVEILLDHNAEVDLADGDGRTALSVAALCVPTAAGVKGYGEVASLLLERGADPGHRDHDGMTPLLLAAYEGHDDVVELLLEAGADVDETAGPDGNVPAAAAVTPLLAAAAMGHMKTVSRLLFWGAAVDAIDCEGRTALCLAAARGSVEVVRALLDRGLDENHKDDLGWTPLHAAACEGHRAVCAALTERGSMARVGEMDIEGRTPLILAAQEGHWSTVRLLLDRRSPIDHRAYDGHSALSAALLGGYAEVAELLMRRGADTDVRDAEGRPLLYLLVLEGRLEMATLLIEKGGVPLESRDSEGRTALHVASWQGCVEMVDLVLKHGANPNAQDTEGRPPMHSVAWTGHVEVGRRLLEASGVNIDLACHQGATALSIAAQEGYADIVAMLLERGANPNHMDKYGRSPVKVAGKHGHFNIVRLLESYGAKPYVGLLSNSGTFSPAKHKKILSSGISESNGGEVAAATSSSSVSSPGSTAERFHSMQSSQNSSTCHSLATVQTVPADSLSFIQQIQQHSLPRSRSRPSTLRPPGSSGMGSLHGSSQRHPKGSPPPTVCTVTAMVHNCELPQKGLSSGLEYHDKMNKQNSNLIKADRTTYAGGKWHSVMASLGIMPGQDSPAVGAKNRESPPLGYPYRLQSPLQGEAWDSPPQKNILSPACYSFTPVTPCSALPEDVMVTMTTADPQLNLKQAMKLQFEGPTSAALYKRETPL
- the ankrd50l gene encoding ankyrin repeat domain-containing protein 50 isoform X2, whose amino-acid sequence is MTPSRVLEPLLDIPPPTQTLMVLVDSLDLGYGAGEGGEKSRSIADLLATNQHLLPSWLLLVCSVRRHNRAVCKMFSGFRKLCLDDLRKPPPVRDVQQYILCRLDEEAALRRQLTPDTADMLNLLHIKSGGCFLFLERVLDGVAGALVGLREIRDIPGTLNGLYLWLCQRLFPQGLFVYVRPLLNVLLAAPRPLTPQQLFTAAWTHNTLLSLQDFQNKLRTLSPLLIDGPGGTKLLFHGSFAEWLMDVKYCTQKYLCSKTEGHSMLAMAMTLQGPHLDIEDTCQLATHLVCSGHHKDNLSLLALWMLWAGVPALSPGDSSALTTSLTQPPVVVSQEVLQLLMRSGIVSAAFFSDADPSVGLHCIGEEGTNLQQAFEREMSVKRLLDSGVSVNQPGSTDGKTLLASAAHEGSANVAKLLLTHGSDPLESDHQGQTPLTLASRQGYVKVLSVLLEWAKSQEPETAMRMMEHVDNEGWTALRSAAWGGHSEAVRLLLDAGADVDGCDGEGRTALRAAAWGGHEETVLTLLDYGAQVDKADSNGRTPLIAAAYMGHHEAVEILLDHNAEVDLADGDGRTALSVAALCVPTAAGVKGYGEVASLLLERGADPGHRDHDGMTPLLLAAYEGHDDVVELLLEAGADVDETAGPDGNVPAAAAVTPLLAAAAMGHMKTVSRLLFWGAAVDAIDCEGRTALCLAAARGSVEVVRALLDRGLDENHKDDLGWTPLHAAACEGHRAVCAALTERGSMARVGEMDIEGRTPLILAAQEGHWSTVRLLLDRRSPIDHRAYDGHSALSAALLGGYAEVAELLMRRGADTDVRDAEGRPLLYLLVLEGRLEMATLLIEKGGVPLESRDSEGRTALHVASWQGCVEMVDLVLKHGANPNAQDTEGRPPMHSVAWTGHVEVGRRLLEASGVNIDLACHQGATALSIAAQEGYADIVAMLLERGANPNHMDKYGRSPVKVAGKHGHFNIVRLLESYGAKPYVGLLSNSGTFSPAKHKKILSSGISESNGGEVAAATSSSSVSSPGSTAERFHSMQSSQNSSTCHSLATVQTVPADSLSFIQQIQQHSLPRSRSRPSTLRPPGSSGMGSLHGSSQRHPKGSPPPTVCTVTAMVHNCELPQKGLSSGLEYHDKMNKQNSNLIKADRTTYAGGKWHSVMASLGIMPGQDSPAVGAKNRESPPLGYPYRLQSPLQGEAWDSPPQKNILSPACYSFTPVTPCSALPEDVMVTMTTADPQLNLKQAMKLQFEGPTSAALYKRETPL